In Patescibacteria group bacterium, the genomic stretch CTTTTCATTATGCGAAATATCGCGTTTTTGCGGATTAAATGCTCGTCATTATAATCAACAACGTTGCGTAATTTTTCATAAATCAAAGACACCCGACCAATTGCTTGATTAACCCTAATCTTTGAATCATCTTCGGCAACAGCAGTCTCTAACGAGTTTTCAACTTTAAAAACTTTAACCATTTTGGCGATAAAGCTGGGAACAAAAACTTTTTCCGTCATATTTTTACTTTTTTTTAGCTGTAGTAATATTCGGTTTTTGGTTATAAAACGGATGAACCATGCTAAAACTACTTTTATCTTTTAAAATCTCTATACCGTCAGCAACCAATTCTTCCAAACTAGAATATTTTTTGGAATATCTCAAACCAATGACTGGTATATCTAAGGCATACCCCATGGTATTTGCCAATATCACACCTAAACGAACTGAGGAAAAACCACCCGGACCGGTAACAACAATTACGCCTTTTAAATCTTTAAATTTTATTTTATTTTTTTTCAAAACCCGATCAACTAAAAATAGCAGTTTTTCCGCCTGCGACCGACCAACCACCAGTCCTTGTCGATCAATTATTTTTCTTCTTTTTGCCAGACCAACCATTAAACGATCGCTAACCGTTGTATTGATAATCAAAATCATATTTTATTGACGAAACAA encodes the following:
- the tsaB gene encoding tRNA (adenosine(37)-N6)-threonylcarbamoyltransferase complex dimerization subunit type 1 TsaB gives rise to the protein MILIINTTVSDRLMVGLAKRRKIIDRQGLVVGRSQAEKLLFLVDRVLKKNKIKFKDLKGVIVVTGPGGFSSVRLGVILANTMGYALDIPVIGLRYSKKYSSLEELVADGIEILKDKSSFSMVHPFYNQKPNITTAKKK